Proteins from a single region of Dictyostelium discoideum AX4 chromosome 5 chromosome, whole genome shotgun sequence:
- the acad8 gene encoding acyl-CoA dehydrogenase — protein MISGLFKLSNKQSVLQNATKLVLQRRTFFNIVPNPSVGLTEDQKQFQSMALDFAQEKMKPFAEKWDKEEYFPRDVMREAAELGFGGIYVREDVGGSGLSRLDASIIIEALASADVSTTAFISIHNMCAGLIDIYGTEEQRKKFLPSLVSMEKIASYCLTEPGSGSDAGSLSTKATKDGDHYILNGSKAFISGGGDSEVYLVMVRTGAEKGPKGISCLLVEKDTPGLSFGKKEEKLGWNTQPTRALIFEDCRVPVGNLIGKEGQGFSIAMNALNGGRINIGACSLGGAQSCLVAARDHVKVRKQFNQPLEHFQAVQFKMADMATKLHASRIMIRNAAAMLDAKDPSAHVYIAMAKLFACDECFKVTDDSLQLFGGYGYLKDYPVERYLRDLRVHRILEGSDAVMRLIISRELSKDDH, from the exons ATGATTTctggtttatttaaattatcaaataaacaaaGTGTTTTACAAAATGCAACCAAATTAGTTTTACAACGTCGTACATTCTTTAATATTGTACCAAATC cAAGTGTTGGATTAACAGAGGatcaaaaacaatttcaatcAATGGCATTAGATTTTGCACAAGAAAAGATGAAACCATTTGCAGAGAAATGGGATAAAGAGGAATATTTTCCAAGAGATGTGATGAGAGAAGCAGCAGAATTAGGATTTGGTGGTATTTATGTTAGAGAGGATGTAGGTGGATCAGGATTGAGTAGATTGGATGCATCGATAATTATAGAGGCATTGGCATCAGCAGATGTCTCAACAACAGCATTCATTAGTATTCATAATATGTGTGCAGGTTTAATAGATATATACGGTACAGAAGAACAACGTAAAAAGTTTTTACCATCATTAGTTAGTATGGAAAAGATTGCAAGCTATTGTCTAACTGAGCCTGGTAGCGGCTCGGACGCAGGCTCATTGTCAACCAAAGCAACCAAAGATGGCGatcattatattttaaatggaAGCAAGGCATTCATTAGCGGGGGTGGCGACAGCGAGGTCTATTTAGTCATGGTCAGAACGGGCGCGGAGAAGGGACCAAAGGGGATCTCCTGTCTCTTGGTGGAGAAGGACACCCCAGGCCTTAGCTTCGGCAAAAAGGAGGAGAAACTAGGCTGGAACACCCAACCAACTCGTGCATTGATTTTCGAAGATTGTCGTGTACCAGTTGGCAATTTAATTGGCAAAGAGGGTCAAGGCTTTTCCATTGCTATGAACGCTTTAAACGGCGGTCGTATCAACATTGGTGCTTGTAGTTTGGGTGGGGCCCAATCTTGTTTGGTGGCCGCTAGAGATCATGTTAAAGTTAGaaaacaattcaatcaaCCATTGGAACATTTCCAAGCCGTTCAATTTAAAATGGCAGATATGGCCACTAAATTACATGCATCTCGTATTATGATTAGAAATGCCGCTGCAATGTTGGATGCAAAAGATCCATCTGCTCATGTTTACATTGCAATGGCAAAATTATTTGCTTGTGATGAATGTTTCAAAGTTACCGATGATTCACTTCAATTATTTGGTGGTTATGGTTATCTTAAAGATTATCCAGTTGAAAGATATTTACGTGATCTTCGTGTTCATCGTATTTTGGAAGGTTCTGATGCTGTTATGAGATTAATCATTTCAAGAGAATTAAGTAAAGAtgatcattaa
- the ponL gene encoding ponticulin-related protein, translating to MKLTLLLIISFILFSNVVFSQKFNLFNFEQNHCLTTPELFLDECQLLNSTLPMCKGYMRVTYVSSNTYEFSIFNTSTPLCGQVNRKAGSNFTCDQSTNGVKQNYTGFSVTCISTSNESSLSSKTQQSIVFTVLLLSLALIASIF from the coding sequence atgaaattaactctattattaattatctcatttatattatttagtAATGTTGTATTTTCACAAAAGTTTAATCTCTTTAATTTCGAGCAAAACCATTGTTTAACAACAccagaattatttttagacgAATGTCAACTTTTAAATAGTACATTACCAATGTGTAAAGGATATATGAGAGTTACATATGTAAGTAGTAACACATATGAATTCTCTATTTTCAATACATCCACCCCACTTTGCGGTCAAGTTAATAGAAAAGCAGGTTCAAATTTTACTTGTGATCAAAGTACAAATGGAGTTAAACAGAATTACACTGGTTTTTCAGTCACATGTATAAGTACCTCAAATGAATCTTCTTTATCCTCAAAAACTCAAcaatcaattgtttttacggttttattattatcattggcTTTAATTGCTtctatcttttaa
- a CDS encoding patatin family protein, which yields MAKKGKGSKNVEKPCYRILSLDGGGVRSVIECVLLKRIIQVYPNFLDNIDLITGASAGGILSLCLATGKSVDEASDFFSNIVPQIFRKSWMHEISSLDSAIAPAYTNLKLKEVMETQFGDLKLKDLPKKVLIPSFQLDNQSGSGPTDPTNTVSPPNGNGSCTPPKTATNNNDEKTDEELFTGDHLVVDVALRTSAAPTYFPIYQGFVDGGVYANNPSLCAVTSAISSGIKLTEICVLSLSTGRDGKYVSPDQYGEGNWGLAQWAPTLIDMLLDSNVEISDFQCAQLLAEKYHRVDPLLTKNIDLDQPKFIPLLEEIANAVDLTDTFNWIQEFWLKPGDKITPIFTPTTTPSYISPTLRAKNKKVIDNDNDDGEDNEKIDELNIDISNVNITSTTLNENTDSNSNNSDDKNNTTNINNNNNNNDDITTTTTTTSTHVSISGKGNYSYCSIQ from the exons atggctaaaaaaggaaaaggaTCAAAAAATg tagAAAAACCATGTTATCGTATTTTATCATTGGATGGTGGAGGTGTTAGATCAGTAATTGAAtgtgttttattaaaaagaattatacAGGTTTATCCAAACTTTTTAGATAATATAGATTTAATAACTGGAGCAAGTGCAGGTggtattttatcattatgtTTAGCAACTGGTAAATCAGTTGATGAGGCAAGTGATTTCTTTAGCAATATTGTTCCACAAATTTTCCGTAAATCATGGATGCATGAAATATCATCACTCGATAGCGCAATTGCTCCAGCCTATACCAATCTTAAATTAAAAGAGGTGATGGAAACTCAATTTGGTGATCTAAAACTTAAAGATTTACCAAAGAAAGTATTAATTCCAAGTTTTCAATTGGATAATCAAAGTGGTTCAGGTCCAACCGATCCAACAAATACAGTATCACCACCAAATGGAAATGGAAGTTGTACACCACCAAAAACAGccaccaacaacaatgaTGAAAAAACTGACGAAGAACTTTTT ACTGGTGATCATTTAGTGGTTGATGTTGCATTGAGAACTAGTGCCGCTCCAACCTATTTCCCAATCTATCAAGGTTTCGTTGATGGTGGTGTCTATGCAAATAATCCATCATTATGTGCCGTCACTAGTGCAATCTCTAGTGGAATTAAATTAACTGAAATTTGTGTACTCTCCTTATCCACTGGTAGAGATGGTAAATATGTATCACCCGATCAATATGGCGAAGGTAATTGGGGTTTAGCTCAATGGGCTCCAACACTCATCGATATGTTATTGGATAGTAATGTTGAAATTTCCGATTTTCAATGTGCTCAACTATTGGCTGAAAAATATCATAGAGTCGATCCTTTACTCACAAAAAATATCGATTTAGATCAACCAAAATTCATTCCACTCTTGGAGGAAATTGCAAATGCTGTAGATTTAACTGATACTTTTAATTGGATTCAAGAATTTTGGTTAAAACCAGGTGATAAAATTACTCCAATTTTTACTCCAACAACTACTCCTTCATATATCTCTCCAACTTTAAGAGCTAAAAATAAGAAAgttattgataatgataatgatgatggtgaagataatgaaaaaattgacgaattaaatattgatataAGTAATGTTAATATTACTTCAACaactttaaatgaaaatactgatagtaatagtaataatagtgacgataaaaataataccaccaatattaataataataataataataatgatgatataacgactacaactacaacaacatctACACATGTTTCAATAAGTGGAAAGGGAAATTATTCTTATTGTTCGATTCAGTAA
- the wdr18 gene encoding WD40 repeat-containing protein, which translates to MGFVPKNKRVVKIKHVKLSDATTDEQQHKKNTTSLSNITSEVIAITSKEDSSLFIYDLRNGNLIATFNNTNNDTNGFCTIGSEYFATSQANKAMINIYNWKKDQPIYKTPIQEKSGPICCSSDGNYLVMGSASGMVYLWEVSTGTLLRMWEAHYNKISCITFTKDDFYIITAGDDGIINCWSFEQCLDRDVSLLRARNSFSDHSLGITSIVCSFGGCNSRLFSVSLDRTCKIWDLVTGRCINSIIFPTYLTSVCLDSTETTCYVGGGDGIIYQTDLIQLNPQSIQLLNINNNNNNNNNQNKNNKNNSLAAQSFTNENEVGNKRKTFNGHTKAITSISLSMDGSLLISGSIDGNCNIWDTFSRQIVRSIANTIKGSISSLSVLMNPIDSLNFNVNGTAENNKKASDPIAPFEKYSSNNIERTSVPIKLKQIDDNGNIKITVSNLQSRIENTIVSNEQITNHTNLENNNKIIELNKTIQEYEKEILQFKKQIQNLQDNNNTLKLTNDQLSKQFVLYKQQQQQPQQSQQQKSKPAKKPAKEIEEKPVVATQETVSNKKQKTKK; encoded by the exons atgggaTTTgtaccaaaaaataaaagagttgttaaaattaaacatgTTAAATTAAGTGATGCAACAAcagatgaacaacaacataaaaagaatacaacatcattatcaaatattaCATCAGAGGTTATTGCAATTACATCAAAAGAAGATagttcattatttatttatgatttaagaaatggtaatttaatagcaacatttaataatacaaataatgataCCAATGGATTTTGTACTATTGGTAGTGAATATTTTGCAACTAGTCAAGCTAATAAAGCAATGattaatatttacaattggAAAAAGGATCAACCAATTTACAAGACCCCAATTCAAGAGAAATCAGGCCCAATCTGTTGTTCATCCGATGGTAATTATCTAGTGATGGGTAGTGCAAGTGGTATGGTTTATTTATGGGAGGTTTCAACCGGTACCCTCTTGAGAATGTGGGAGGCCCATTATAACAAGATCTCATGTATCACATTCACCAAAGATGACTTTTACATTATAACGGCTGGTGACGATGGTATAATCAATTGTTGGAGTTTTGAACAATGTTTAGATAGAGACGTCAGTTTATTACGTGCACGTAATTCATTCTCTGACCATTCTTTAGGTATCACCTCCATCGTTTGCTCATTCGGTGGTTGTAACAGTCGTTTATTCTCAGTATCTTTAGATAGAACTTGTAAAATTTGGGACCTTGTAACTGGTCGTtgtataaattcaattattttccCAACTTATTTAACTTCAGTTTGTTTAGACTCAACTGAAACAACTTGTtatgttggtggtggtgatggtataATCTATCAAActgatttaattcaattaaatccacaatcaattcaattattaaatataaataataataataataataataataatcaaaataaaaataataaaaataattcattggCTGCACAATCATttacaaatgaaaatgaagttGGAAATAAGAGAAAAACATTTAATGGTCATACTAAAGCAATtacatcaatttcattatcaatggATGgtagtttattaatttcaggtTCAATCGATGGTAATTGTAATATATGGGATACTTTCTCTCGTCAAATAGTTAGATCAATTGCAAATACAATCAAAGGTAGTATCTCCTCATTAAGTGTATTGATGAATCCAATcgattctttaaatttcaatGTTAATGGTACtgctgaaaataataaaaaagccTCTGATCCAATAGCTCCATTTGAAAAATactcttcaaataatattgaacGTACAAGTgtaccaattaaattaaagcAAATCGATGATAatggaaatattaaaattacagtTTCAAATTTACAATCTAGAATTGAAAATACAATAGTTTCAAATGAACAAATTACAAATCAtacaaatttagaaaataataataaaattata gaattaaataaaactattcaagaatatgaaaaagaaattttacaatttaaaaaacaaattcaaaatttacaagataataataatacacttAAATTAACTAATGatcaattatcaaaacaattCGTTTTatataaacaacaacaacaacaaccacaacaatcacaacaacaaaaatcaaaaccagCTAAAAAACCAgcaaaagaaattgaagaaaaaCCTGTTGTTGCTACTCAAGAAAcagtttcaaataaaaaacaaaaaacaaagaaataa
- a CDS encoding PCA reductase, protein MKLYDNGVAVLGCGNLGNAIAKGLVASKQFKSNQIVLTKRNLSTIEPLKREGYHVTTSNHDAVSRCKIVIVCVVPAQLDDLLDSIKQSVTENHIIISVVSGASIEDIRSHLEKDVPIVRAMPNTAIQHCQSMTCLAIRSSHQKSTNSPSDKAKDNALEVAKKIFNCLGMSIVLSEEQIVPATALCACGIAFFCRAIRAAAQGGCEIGFHAEDAIRIAAQTAKGAATLLLENNFHPEYEIDKVTTPQGCTIAGLNQMEHAGFSSAMIKGIVTSSDKAASLYTQKQQNKKQQQLKQQQHQQHQHQQHQQHQQQVQQQEPHQYQQQQQQSHQQSQYNQGHNYGHQNQHHHNHDDQHQNYYNQDQKRRNNRKHRSNENYDNHHHHNQQYQQHQQPTQQESQEQTQQPEQTQSTNQSNQRRNSESRNGKSPQKQPQKQSQVQQPSSTTENTDQQQQQQPPQEQQQQQEQPQQPQEQQQQPNVVDEAERPKEQQQQPQQQQQTIDKKGYNNNRRGGRHYSYNNNYNSHHHRHNGINKNSSSMYHDEKRHEVKTEQIN, encoded by the exons atgaAACTTTATGATAATGGAGTTGCAGTTTTAGGTTGTGGTAATTTAGGAAATGCTATTGCAAAAGGTTTAGTTGCatcaaaacaatttaaatcaaatcaaatagtATTGactaaaagaaatttatcaACTATTGAACCATTGAAAAGGGAAGGATATCATGTGACAACATCAAATCATGATGCAGTATCAAGATGTAAGATTGTAATCGTTTGTGTTGTACCAGCTCAATTGGATGATTTATTAGATTCTATTAAACAATCAGTAACAGAGAATCATATAATCATTAGTGTTGTGTCAGGTGCTTCAATCGAAGATATTAGATCACATTTAGAAAAGGATGTACCAATTGTTCGTGCAATGCCAAACACTGCAATTCAACATTGTCAAAGTATGACTTGTCTTGCAATTCGTTCCTCTCatcaaaaatcaacaaaCTCCCCATCGGATAAAGCAAAAGATAATGCTTTAGAAGTAgctaaaaaaattttcaattgtttagGTATGTCCATCGTTTTAAGTGAAGAACAAATCGTTCCTGCTACCGCTTTATGTGCTTGTGGTATCGCTTTCTTTTGTAGAGCCATTag AGCTGCTGCTCAAGGAGGTTGTGAAATTGGATTCCATGCTGAAGATGCAATTAGAATAGCGGCTCAAACTGCTAAAGGTGCTGCtactttattattagaaaataatttccATCCAGAATATGAAATCGATAAAG taaCCACCCCACAAGGTTGCACTATTGCAGGTTTAAATCAAATGGAGCATGCAGGTTTTTCATCTGCAATGATCAAGGGTATTGTTACAAGCTCTGATAAAGCTGCTTCCCTTTATactcaaaaacaacaaaataaaaaacaacaacaattaaaacaacaacaacaccaacaacaccaacaccaacaacaccaacaacaccaacaacaagttcaacaacaagaaccacatcaataccaacaacaacaacaacaatcacaccAACAATCACAATACAATCAAGGACATAACTACGGACATCAAAACCAACACCATCACAATCATGATGACCAACATCAAAACTATTATAATCAAGATCAAAAGAGAAGAAACAACAGAAAACACAGATCCAATGAAAACTATGacaaccaccatcaccacaatcaacaatatcaacaacatcaacaaccaaCTCAACAAGAATCTCAAGAACAAACCCAACAACCAGAGCAAACTCAATCCACTAATCAAAGTAATCAAAGAAGAAATAGCGAGAGTAGAAATGGTAAATCACCACAAAAACAACCACAAAAACAATCACAAGTTCAACAACCAAGTTCAACAACTGAGAACActgatcaacaacaacaacaacaaccaccacaagaacaacaacaacaacaagaacaaccacaacaaccacaagaacaacaacaacaaccaaatgTAGTTGATGAAGCCGAGAGACCAAaggaacaacaacaacaaccacaacaacaacaacaaacgaTTGATAAGAAAGgttataacaataatagaaGAGGTGGTAGACACTATAgttacaataataattataatagcCATCATCATAGACATAatggaataaataaaaatagttctTCAATGTATCATGATGAAAAAAGACACGAGGTTAAAACagaacaaataaattaa